One genomic window of Gossypium hirsutum isolate 1008001.06 chromosome D11, Gossypium_hirsutum_v2.1, whole genome shotgun sequence includes the following:
- the LOC107960791 gene encoding uncharacterized protein: protein MASPIYNFHFLLALLAMAASAFIHPALSDESTRQLIDKICRSVEEYAFCSNTVNQNIKGSSVNITALTQITIEQALNNSTNTHSFIFGLLSNTTDPAEKNALTTCENAYRLVTSNFNEATMHFFEGDYGSMLDSERRSPRAQESCITIFSTPPTPPNPVADRNRQMRILIAMAVVTGMGLTTKLS from the coding sequence ATGGCTTCTCCCATATATAACTTCCATTTTCTTCTTGCTTTGCTAGCCATGGCCGCCTCCGCCTTCATCCACCCTGCCTTAAGTGACGAATCGACCCGACAACTGATCGATAAAATTTGCCGATCAGTGGAGGAATATGCATTTTGCAGCAACACTGTCAACCAAAACATTAAGGGCTCTAGTGTGAACATCACAGCCTTAACGCAAATAACCATAGAGCAAGCCTTGAACAATTCGACCAACACCCATAGTTTCATTTTCGGACTCCTCAGCAACACGACCGATCCGGCGGAGAAGAACGCTCTTACGACCTGCGAAAACGCTTATCGCCTAGTGACGAGTAATTTCAATGAAGCGACAATGCACTTTTTTGAAGGAGACTATGGCAGCATGTTGGATTCCGAGAGACGATCACCTAGAGCACAAGAGAGTTGCATCACTATATTTAGCACTCCGCCGACCCCTCCGAACCCTGTCGCAGATCGGAATCGGCAAATGAGGATCTTAATCGCAATGGCCGTAGTTACTGGAATGGGACTTACTACTAAGCTTTCTTAA